Genomic segment of Saccharomyces cerevisiae S288C chromosome XV, complete sequence:
agagaaatttagaaacagattttttggcacaaaggcaatgagacttagagatgaagtatcaggtaataatttatacgtatactacatcgagaccaagaagaacattgctgatgtgatgacaaaacctcttccgataaaaacattcaaactattaacaaacaaatggattcattagatctattacattatgggtggtatgttggaataaaaatccactatcgtctatcaactaatagttatattatcaatatattatcatatacggtgttaagatgatgacataagttatgagaagctgtcatcgatgttagaggaagctgaaacgcaaggattgataatgtaataggatcaatgaatataaacatataaaacggaatgaggaataatcgtaatattagtatgtagaaatatagattccattttgaggattcctatatcctcgaggagaacttctagtatattctgtatacctaatattatagcctttatcaacaatggaatcccaacaattatctcaacattcacccatttctcaCCTTCAGCTCAAATCCTCATCCCGGAaccttttttcttatttgtTCCCTCTTCTACTACAAGAGCTTTCAAATTGTAGTCAAAAACCCGCTTTACTAAAAAAACATcgccaaaaaaatttccaaaatcgCTCGTCTTGCCACTAAAAGTATGCAAAATATTATGTGAAGCAAAGTTATTTCGTGTCTTCCGCCTAACAGAACGTAAGCAGTTGACCATACTTTAGTATAGAGTACGAAAAAACACAAAGAATACCttaataaaataaacaTTGTCGTTCGCTAGGAAAACGGtaacgaaaacaaaaaactaaaagaagaaaagaggcAGGACGCAGTaaaagcaagaaaactgcttttttttcatggCTGAAATGAAGAATTCGACAGCTGCTAGTTCCAGATGGACGAAGAGTCGTCTCTCCCATTTCTTTCCCTCGTACACTAATAGCAGTGGTATGGGGGCCGCCTCAACTGATCAATCTTCTACGCAGGGAGAAGAACTGCACCATAGGAAGCACTGTGAAGAAGACAATGATGGTCAAAAACCGAAAAAGTCTCCCGTATCCACCTCTACAATGCAAATAAAATCTAGACAGGATGAGGACGAGGATGACGGTCGAATTGTCATTAAACCAGTTaacgatgaagatgatacATCAGTGATTATAACTTTCAATCAGTCAATATCCCcttttattattacatTGACATTCGTTGCGTCCATTTCTGGGTTCATGTTTGGTTATGATACTGGTTACATATCGAGTGCGCTAATTTCTATCAATAGAGATTTAGACAACAAAGTTTTAACTTatggagaaaaagaattaatTACGGCCGCCACATCATTGGGCGCTTTGATTACAAGTGTGGGCGCTGGTACTGCTGCTGATGTGTTTGGAAGAAGACCATGTTTAATGTTCTCCAATCTGATGTTTTTGATCGGAGCAATTTTACAAATTACCGCGCACAAGTTTTGGCAAATGGCGGCCGGTAGACTGATTATGGGTTTCGGTGTCGGTATTGGTTCTTTGATTTCTCCTCTTTTTATTAGTGAAATTGCTCCTAAGATGATCAGGGGTAGGTTAACCGTTATAAATTCCCTATGGCTGACAGGTGGTCAATTGATTGCTTACGGTTGTGGTGCGGGCCTGAACCACGTCAAAAACGGTTGGAGAATCTTAGTTGGTTTGTCCTTGATACCTACTGTTTtgcagttttcttttttctgttttttgCCGGATACACCAAGATACTACGTAATGAAAGGCGATTTAAAGAGAGCAAAAATGGTTCTCAAACGAAGTTACGTAAACactgaagatgaaataattgatcaaaaagttgaagaattaTCTAGCTTAAATCAATCGATACCAGGAAAAAATCCAATAACAAAATTCTGGAATATGGTCAAGGAATTGCACACTGTGCCTTCAAATTTCAGAGCTTTGATTATTGGTTGTGGTCTACAAGCCATTCAACAATTCACAGGTTGGAATTCCTTAATGTATTTCTCCGGTACAATATTTGAAACTGTTggattcaaaaattcttctgCCGTTTCTATTATTGTCTCAGGTACTAATTTTGTGTTCACATTAATAGCATTTTTCTGTATTGATAAAATCGGCCGTAGGTACATTTTACTGATTGGACTACCTGGTATGACTGTGGCGCTGGTTATATGTGCTATAGCGTTCCATTTCCTAGGTATTAAGTTTAACGGTGCTGATGCAGTAGTGGCATCTGATGGATTTTCATCTTGGGGCATTGTCATTATCGTATTTATTATTGTGTATGCAGCCTTTTATGCCCTCGGTATCGGCACTGTTCCATGGCAACAATCGGAATTATTTCCACAAAACGTCAGAGGTGTAGGGACATCCTACG
This window contains:
- the ITR2 gene encoding myo-inositol transporter ITR2 (Myo-inositol transporter; member of the sugar transporter superfamily; expressed constitutively; ITR2 has a paralog, ITR1, that arose from the whole genome duplication): MKNSTAASSRWTKSRLSHFFPSYTNSSGMGAASTDQSSTQGEELHHRKHCEEDNDGQKPKKSPVSTSTMQIKSRQDEDEDDGRIVIKPVNDEDDTSVIITFNQSISPFIITLTFVASISGFMFGYDTGYISSALISINRDLDNKVLTYGEKELITAATSLGALITSVGAGTAADVFGRRPCLMFSNLMFLIGAILQITAHKFWQMAAGRLIMGFGVGIGSLISPLFISEIAPKMIRGRLTVINSLWLTGGQLIAYGCGAGLNHVKNGWRILVGLSLIPTVLQFSFFCFLPDTPRYYVMKGDLKRAKMVLKRSYVNTEDEIIDQKVEELSSLNQSIPGKNPITKFWNMVKELHTVPSNFRALIIGCGLQAIQQFTGWNSLMYFSGTIFETVGFKNSSAVSIIVSGTNFVFTLIAFFCIDKIGRRYILLIGLPGMTVALVICAIAFHFLGIKFNGADAVVASDGFSSWGIVIIVFIIVYAAFYALGIGTVPWQQSELFPQNVRGVGTSYATATNWAGSLVIASTFLTMLQNITPTGTFSFFAGVACLSTIFCYFCYPELSGLELEEVQTILKDGFNIKASKALAKKRKQQVAEGAAHHKLKFEPTQEIVES